CGGAGCAGAATCTCGGGACGTAGTCGATGGGCGAGGTCGGCATCAGCTTGAGGCCCAGCTCACGGGATATGAACCGGTAGGTCCTGCCGATCTCTTTTCTGCTTACTCTCGATACTTCCGCGATCTCGTCGAGGGTCCTGGGAACGCCGTTCTGCCTGCAGGCCGCGTACAGCGCTGCCGCCGCCACGCCTTCAATGCTCCGGCCGCGGATCAGGTTCTTCGTCACGGCCTTACGGTAAACTACGGCCGACGTCTCCCTGATGTTCCTCGGCAGGCCGAGAGCGGACGCCATACGGTCCAGCTCGGAAAGAGCGAACGCCAGGTTACGCTCCGTCGCGTTAGAAACACGAATACGCCTCTGCCATTTCCTGAGACGGTACAGCTGGGCCCTGTTCTTCGATGAGATGGACTTGCCATAGGAGTCACGGTTCCTCCAGTCGATCATCGTGGACAGGCCCTTGTCGTGGATGGTGAACGTCATGGGGGCGCCTACACGAGACCTCTTCATGCGCTGGTCGTGGTCAAAGGCCCGCCACTCGGGGCCCATGTCGATGAAGTCCTCATCGACGACCAGGCCGCACTCGTTACACACGAGCTCGGCTCTCTCGTAGTCGTGGACAAGCTGGCGGGAGCCGCATTCGGGGCACTCGACGATGCGTTCTTCTCCCTCGCCCTTTTCTTTCTCGCCCTCTTTCTTGGTCCTCTCCAGAGTCTTCTCCCTGGGGACTTCCTTCTTTTCGATTTCTCTGATCTTCTCTATTTCTGCCACGCTTACACCTTCTATGCCGTGTAGACTCGGTCATTTATGAGCGCTTTAGCCTTGGACGCCGGATAATTCTTAAAAAGCCTGACGGATATGTAGGGATCCTTCTCCGGGCCAAAGATGTCGTAAACTGTGCCGATCTTTTCCATTTTTTTGGTTAACACGCTGCTGTTCATTCTGGGAAGTGAGCCATCGTCAGAGCGAATAATGAGGTTGCCGTGCGTCGATAAATGTAATACCTTGCCAAGCCTCTTCAAAAATCGTCACTTCCAAAACTATAAATAGTCTCGCCTCATAGTATATAAACTTTACGTAATGCTTAATAAGCTACGCTATGCGCGTAAAATAAGGGCGTCAACTGCAAGTATGCGCCTACCTATTCTCTCTTTTTAAGTATTTTCAGTAATAAATCTTTCGAATTTTGGAGCGCATTTTCCGCCTCTTTGCCGGCCAATCCAGCGCCCCGGGCCACTGCGACGGCCTTTTCCCGGGTGATGAGGTCGTCCGGCGAGTGCGTGTCCGTGTCGACGACGAGCCTTGCGCCAGACTCTTTTGCCATCCGGGCCACGTGGCCGTTGGTCACGTTGTGGCCGTATCGGGCAGTAATCTCTAAATATATTCCATTGTCGGCGGCGAGGCTCGCCTCCTCCTCCGTGATGAAACCCGGGTGGGCCAGGATATCTACATCGCCGCACTCCACCGCCGCAAGGTTCGTGAGAGGCGCCACTGGCTCGACGGGGGACTGACCATGCACGACCACGATCTCCGCGCCCGCCTCTTTCGCCATGCGGGCCAGCTTTGGGATGAGCTTCGGGGGCACGTGCGTGATCTCGACGCCCGCCAGCACTTTGATGTCGAAGCCTTCCTCCAGGTAGCGTGCGCTTTTCGC
Above is a genomic segment from Methanocella sp. containing:
- a CDS encoding transcription initiation factor IIB encodes the protein MAEIEKIREIEKKEVPREKTLERTKKEGEKEKGEGEERIVECPECGSRQLVHDYERAELVCNECGLVVDEDFIDMGPEWRAFDHDQRMKRSRVGAPMTFTIHDKGLSTMIDWRNRDSYGKSISSKNRAQLYRLRKWQRRIRVSNATERNLAFALSELDRMASALGLPRNIRETSAVVYRKAVTKNLIRGRSIEGVAAAALYAACRQNGVPRTLDEIAEVSRVSRKEIGRTYRFISRELGLKLMPTSPIDYVPRFCSGLSLKGEVQSRAVEILRQAAEKELTSGRGPTGVAAAAIYISSILCGERRTQREVANVAGVTEVTIRNRYKELAEELDIEIIL
- a CDS encoding Gar1/Naf1 family protein, producing the protein MKRLGKVLHLSTHGNLIIRSDDGSLPRMNSSVLTKKMEKIGTVYDIFGPEKDPYISVRLFKNYPASKAKALINDRVYTA
- a CDS encoding histidinol phosphate phosphatase domain-containing protein; translation: MIDLHTHTLFSDGELLPSELVRRAKVMGYQAIALTDHADFTNIDMLLQGAKSARYLEEGFDIKVLAGVEITHVPPKLIPKLARMAKEAGAEIVVVHGQSPVEPVAPLTNLAAVECGDVDILAHPGFITEEEASLAADNGIYLEITARYGHNVTNGHVARMAKESGARLVVDTDTHSPDDLITREKAVAVARGAGLAGKEAENALQNSKDLLLKILKKRE